The Papio anubis isolate 15944 chromosome 1, Panubis1.0, whole genome shotgun sequence genome window below encodes:
- the TMEM61 gene encoding transmembrane protein 61, protein MALPQMCDGSHTASTLRYCMTVSGTVALVAGTLCFAWWSEGDASTQPGQLAPPMEHPVPEGPSPLLKSVSFVCCGAGGLLLLIGLLWSFKASTRGPPRWDLYHLSRDLYYLTVESSEKESCRTPKVVDIPTYEEAVSFPVAEGPPTPPAYPMEEALEPSAPKDALLSTQPPWPPPSYESISLALDAVSAETTLSTTCSCSGLVQTARGGS, encoded by the exons ATGTGTGACGGGAGCCACACGGCCTCCACCCTCCGCTATTGCATGACGGTCAGCGGCACAGTGGCTCTGGTAGCTGGGACGCTCTGCTTTGCTTGGTGGAGCGAAGGGGATGCAAGTACCCAGCCTGGCCAGCTGGCCCCACCCATGGAGCATCCGGTGCCCGAGGGCCCCAGCCCCCTGCTCAAGTCCGTCAGCTTCGTCTGCTGCGGCGCAGGTGGCCTGCTGCTGCTCATTGGCCTGCTGTGGTCCTTCAAGGCCAGCACCCGGGGGCCACCCCGATGGGACCTCTATCACCTCTCCAGAGACCTGTACTACCTCACTGTGGAGTCCTCGGAGAAGGAGAGCTGCAG GACCCCCAAAGTGGTTGACATCCCCACTTATGAGGAAGCCGTGAGCTTCCCAGTGGCCGAGGGGCCCCCAACACCACCTGCATACCCTATGGAGGAAGCCCTGGAGCCAAGTGCACCAAAGGATGCCCTGCTCAGCACCCAGCccccctggcctccacccagcTACGAGAGCATCAGCCTTGCTCTTGATGCCGTTTCTGCAGAGACGACACTGAGCACCACGTGCTCCTGCTCAGGCCTGGTTCAGACTGCACGGGGAGGAAGCTAA
- the BSND gene encoding barttin gives MADEKTFRIGFIVLGLFLLALGTFLMSHDRPQVYGTFYAMGSIMVIGGIIWSMCQCYPKITFVPADSDFQGILSPKAMGLLENGLAAEMESPSPQPPYVRLWEEAAYDQSLPDFSHIQMKVMSYSEDPRPLLAPDTGQPKLGTSNGGEGGPGDVQAWMEAAVVIPRGSDESEGERRLTQNWPGPPACPQGPAPLASFQDDLDMGSSEASSPNASQHDGEEACSPRQEPRGCRCLLDRFQDFALIDAPTLEDEPQEGQQWETALPNNWQWYPRTKVEEKEASDTDGEEPEKKEEDLYYGLPDGPGDPLPDKELGFEPDTQG, from the exons ATGGCTGATGAGAAGACCTTCCGGATCGGCTTCATTGTGCTGGGGCTTTTCCTGCTGGCCCTTGGTACATTCCTCATGAGCCATGATCGGCCCCAAGTCTACGGCACCTTTTACGCCATGGGCAGCATCATGGTGATTGGGGGCATCATCTGGAGCATGTGCCAGTGCTACCCCAAG ATCACCTTCGTCCCTGCTGACTCTGACTTCCAAGGCATCCTGTCCCCAAAGGCCATGGGCCTCCTGGAGAACGGGCTTGCTGCCGAGATGGAGAG CCCCAGTCCCCAGCCGCCCTATGTAAGGCTGTGGGAGGAAGCCGCCTATGACCAGAGCCTGCCTGACTTCAGCCACATCCAGATGAAAGTCATGAGCTACAGTGAGGACCCCCGCCCCTTGCTGGCCCCTGACACGGGGCAGCCGAAGCTAGGAACCAGTAATGGAGGAGAAGGTGGCCCTGGCGACGTTCAGGCCTGGATGGAGGCCGCTGTGGTCATCCCCAGGGGCTCAGAtgagagtgaaggggaaagacGGCTAACTCAGAACTGGCCTGG CCCTCCAGCCTGTCCCCAGGGCCCTGCCCCCTTGGCTTCCTTCCAAGATGACCTGGACATGGGCTCCAGTGAAGCCAGCAGCCCCAACGCATCTCAACATGACGGGGAGGAAGCTTGTTCCCCACGACAGGAACCTCGGGGCTGCAGGTGCCTGCTGGACCGCTTCCAAGACTTTGCCCTGATCGATGCCCCAACATTGGAGGATGAGCCCCAAGAGGGGCAGCAGTGGGAAACAGCCCTGCCCAACAACTGGCAGTGGTACCCAAGGACAAAGGTGGAGGAGAAGGAGGCTTCAGACACAGATGGGGAGGAAcctgagaagaaagaggaagacctGTACTATGGGCTGCCAGACGGCCCTGGGGACCCCCTCCCGGACAAGGAACTGGGTTTTGAGCCTGACACCCAGGGCTGA